Proteins encoded by one window of Amaranthus tricolor cultivar Red isolate AtriRed21 chromosome 4, ASM2621246v1, whole genome shotgun sequence:
- the LOC130810042 gene encoding 3beta-hydroxysteroid-dehydrogenase/decarboxylase isoform X1 → MSSQERWCVVTGGRGFAARHLVEILIRYEMFCVRIADLGPSIKLEPYEEEGTLGKALDSGRVQYVSTDLRDKAQVLKACQGAEVVFHMAAPDSSINNYSIQRSVNVEGTKNVIEACIELQVKRLIYTSSPSVVFDGIHGIFDGDESLPYPVKHNDFYSATKAEGEALVLKANGEKGLLTCCIRPSSIFGPGDKLLVPSLVDAARAGKSKFIIGDGNNMYDFTYVVNVAHAHICAERALASKGTVAEKASGQAYFITNMEPIKFWEFMSHILEGLGYERPRIKIPAWVMMPIAHLVEFIYKLLAPYGMKVPQLTPSRIRLLSCNRTFNCSKAKDLLGYTPIVPLQEGLERTIESYSHLRAEHQPKRDGPSKVHKNLGGGRAADILLWKDMKQSLAAMLLLLALYYNFIASGYTIVATFSKLILVAAIFLYIHANLPERIFGCTIEKVPVSAFHCSEDNSRRAALSVASQWNTLVGILKTLCRGDDWMLFLKVIITLLIISLLGFISLQRLFLAGVLLINPQIILLFISTLESRLSSALYTVLQCSYLANLQLHLWFNCSNGNTLCRILHLREERERNR, encoded by the exons ATGTCAAGCCAAGAGAGATGGTGTGTGGTTACTGGAGGAAGAGGCTTTGCAGCAAGGCATTTGGTGGAAATACTAATCCGTTACGAAATGTTCTGTGTCAGAATAGCTGATTTGGGTCCCTCCATAAAGCTTGAACCTTATGAGGAGGAGGGAACCCTTGGCAAAGCTTTAGATTCTGGCCGTGTTCAATATGTATCTACAGATCTCAGAGATAAGGCTCAAGTACTTAAAG CTTGTCAAGGAGCTGAGGTTGTGTTTCACATGGCTGCTCCAGATTCATCTATTAACAATTACAGTATACAACGATCTGTAAATGTTGAAG GGACAAAGAATGTGATTGAGGCATGCATTGAGTTACAAGTAAAGAGATTAATTTATACTAGCTCTCCTAGTGTAGTTTTTGATGGAATTCATGGAATTTTTGATGGGGATGAATCTCTACCATATCCAGTTAAG CATAATGATTTTTATTCAGCCACCAAAGCTGAAGGAGAAGCATTGGTATTGAAGGCAAATGGTGAGAAGGGACTTCTCACTTGCTGCATACGTCCAAGCAGTATCTTTGGCCCTGGTGATAAGTTACTAGTTCCATCTTTAGTTGATGCTGCAAGGGCTGGCAAATCTAAG TTTATCATTGGAGATGGAAACAACATGTATGATTTCACCTATGTTGTCAATGTCGCTCATGCACACATATGTGCTGAACGTGCTCTAGCATCTAAGGGGACAGTTGCAGAGAAGGCTTCAGGGCAG GCATATTTCATTACAAATATGGAGCCTATCAAATTTTGGGAGTTTATGTCTCACATACTCGAGGGTCTGGGCTATGAAAG GCCAAGAATAAAGATTCCTGCATGGGTTATGATGCCTATTGCACACTTAGTAGAgttcatttataaattattggcCCCTTATGGCATGAAGGTTCCGCAGTTGACACCTTCACGGATCAGACTTCTTTCATGCAATAGAACTTTTAATTGCTCGAAAGCAAAGGATCTTTTAGGCTATACACCCATTGTGCCACTTCAG GAGGGCCTTGAGAGAACAATTGAGTCCTACTCACACTTGAGAGCCGAACACCAGCCTAAAAGAGATGGTCCATCTAAAGTGCATAAAAATCTTGGAGGTGGAAGAG CTGCTGATATACTCTTATGGAAGGACATGAAGCAAAGTCTAGCCGCCATGCTACTTTTACTTGCGTTATACTACAACTTCATTGCATCAGGATACACCATTGTTGCAACATTTTCCAAGCTTATCTTGGTGGCAGCAATTTTCCTGTACATTCATGCCAATTTGCCTGAAAGAat ATTTGGATGTACTATTGAGAAAGTTCCTGTTTCAGCTTTCCATTGCTCCGAGGACAATTCGCGAAGAGCTGCTCTTTCAGTTGCCTCTCAGTGGAATACTTTAGTTGGTATCCTCAAAACACTTTGCAGGGGCGATGACTGGATGTTGTTTCTAAAG GTTATCATCACACTTCTCATCATCAGTTTATTGGGATTCATCTCTCTCCAGAGACTATTTTTGGCTGGTGTGCTACTTATTAACCCTCAAATAATACTTTTGTTTATATCTACTCTCGAGTCTCGACTCTCGAGTGCTCTTTATACTGTCTTGCAATGTTCTTATCTAGCTAATTTACAGTTACACTTATGGTTTAATTGTAGCAACGGTAACACCCTTTGTCGCATTTTACATCTAcgagaagaaagagaaagaaatcgATGA
- the LOC130810042 gene encoding 3beta-hydroxysteroid-dehydrogenase/decarboxylase isoform X2, with amino-acid sequence MSSQERWCVVTGGRGFAARHLVEILIRYEMFCVRIADLGPSIKLEPYEEEGTLGKALDSGRVQYVSTDLRDKAQVLKACQGAEVVFHMAAPDSSINNYSIQRSVNVEGTKNVIEACIELQVKRLIYTSSPSVVFDGIHGIFDGDESLPYPVKHNDFYSATKAEGEALVLKANGEKGLLTCCIRPSSIFGPGDKLLVPSLVDAARAGKSKFIIGDGNNMYDFTYVVNVAHAHICAERALASKGTVAEKASGQAYFITNMEPIKFWEFMSHILEGLGYERPRIKIPAWVMMPIAHLVEFIYKLLAPYGMKVPQLTPSRIRLLSCNRTFNCSKAKDLLGYTPIVPLQEGLERTIESYSHLRAEHQPKRDGPSKVHKNLGGGRAADILLWKDMKQSLAAMLLLLALYYNFIASGYTIVATFSKLILVAAIFLYIHANLPERIFGCTIEKVPVSAFHCSEDNSRRAALSVASQWNTLVGILKTLCRGDDWMLFLKVIITLLIISLLGFISLQRLFLAATVTPFVAFYIYEKKEKEIDDLISRICIKLKI; translated from the exons ATGTCAAGCCAAGAGAGATGGTGTGTGGTTACTGGAGGAAGAGGCTTTGCAGCAAGGCATTTGGTGGAAATACTAATCCGTTACGAAATGTTCTGTGTCAGAATAGCTGATTTGGGTCCCTCCATAAAGCTTGAACCTTATGAGGAGGAGGGAACCCTTGGCAAAGCTTTAGATTCTGGCCGTGTTCAATATGTATCTACAGATCTCAGAGATAAGGCTCAAGTACTTAAAG CTTGTCAAGGAGCTGAGGTTGTGTTTCACATGGCTGCTCCAGATTCATCTATTAACAATTACAGTATACAACGATCTGTAAATGTTGAAG GGACAAAGAATGTGATTGAGGCATGCATTGAGTTACAAGTAAAGAGATTAATTTATACTAGCTCTCCTAGTGTAGTTTTTGATGGAATTCATGGAATTTTTGATGGGGATGAATCTCTACCATATCCAGTTAAG CATAATGATTTTTATTCAGCCACCAAAGCTGAAGGAGAAGCATTGGTATTGAAGGCAAATGGTGAGAAGGGACTTCTCACTTGCTGCATACGTCCAAGCAGTATCTTTGGCCCTGGTGATAAGTTACTAGTTCCATCTTTAGTTGATGCTGCAAGGGCTGGCAAATCTAAG TTTATCATTGGAGATGGAAACAACATGTATGATTTCACCTATGTTGTCAATGTCGCTCATGCACACATATGTGCTGAACGTGCTCTAGCATCTAAGGGGACAGTTGCAGAGAAGGCTTCAGGGCAG GCATATTTCATTACAAATATGGAGCCTATCAAATTTTGGGAGTTTATGTCTCACATACTCGAGGGTCTGGGCTATGAAAG GCCAAGAATAAAGATTCCTGCATGGGTTATGATGCCTATTGCACACTTAGTAGAgttcatttataaattattggcCCCTTATGGCATGAAGGTTCCGCAGTTGACACCTTCACGGATCAGACTTCTTTCATGCAATAGAACTTTTAATTGCTCGAAAGCAAAGGATCTTTTAGGCTATACACCCATTGTGCCACTTCAG GAGGGCCTTGAGAGAACAATTGAGTCCTACTCACACTTGAGAGCCGAACACCAGCCTAAAAGAGATGGTCCATCTAAAGTGCATAAAAATCTTGGAGGTGGAAGAG CTGCTGATATACTCTTATGGAAGGACATGAAGCAAAGTCTAGCCGCCATGCTACTTTTACTTGCGTTATACTACAACTTCATTGCATCAGGATACACCATTGTTGCAACATTTTCCAAGCTTATCTTGGTGGCAGCAATTTTCCTGTACATTCATGCCAATTTGCCTGAAAGAat ATTTGGATGTACTATTGAGAAAGTTCCTGTTTCAGCTTTCCATTGCTCCGAGGACAATTCGCGAAGAGCTGCTCTTTCAGTTGCCTCTCAGTGGAATACTTTAGTTGGTATCCTCAAAACACTTTGCAGGGGCGATGACTGGATGTTGTTTCTAAAG GTTATCATCACACTTCTCATCATCAGTTTATTGGGATTCATCTCTCTCCAGAGACTATTTTTGGCTG CAACGGTAACACCCTTTGTCGCATTTTACATCTAcgagaagaaagagaaagaaatcgATGATCTAATTTCAAGGATTTGTATCAAGTTGAAAATCTAA
- the LOC130810045 gene encoding uncharacterized protein LOC130810045 yields MARNEEKAQSMLNRFITMKQEEKKKPKERRPYLASECRDLAEADKWRQQIMREIGRKVAEIQNEGLGEHRLRDLNDEINKLIREKTHWERRIIELGGPNYTKQSAKMTDLDGNIVDVPNPSGRGPGYRYFGAAKKLPGVRELFEKPPELRKRRTRYDIYKRIDASYYGYRDDEDGVLEKLEGPAEAAMREMALEEWNLMEEIKREAKKAVKSGEVVNVKEILFEEEEDVVEEERKEKERQEEQARKTEFVVHVPLPDEKEIERMIVEKKKMELLSKYTSDNLLEEQTEAKAMLNIKR; encoded by the coding sequence ATGGCGAGAAATGAAGAGAAGGCTCAATCAATGCTCAATCGCTTCATTACTATGAagcaagaagaaaaaaagaaaccTAAGGAACGCCGTCCTTACTTAGCTTCTGAGTGTCGCGACCTAGCCGAAGCCGACAAATGGAGACAGCAAATCATGCGAGAAATCGGCCGAAAAGTCGCCGAAATCCAAAACGAAGGTCTTGGTGAACACCGACTTCGTGATCTCAACGACGAAATCAATAAACTAATTCGAGAGAAAACGCATTGGGAACGTCGAATTATTGAACTCGGTGGTCCAAATTACACTAAACAATCGGCTAAAATGACCGATTTAGATGGGAATATCGTCGATGTACCAAACCCTAGCGGTCGAGGTCCAGGTTACCGTTACTTTGGAGCAGCGAAGAAGCTTCCTGGAGTTCGCGAATTGTTCGAGAAGCCTCCTGAATTGAGGAAGAGAAGAACTAGGTATGATATTTACAAAAGAATTGATGCTAGTTATTATGGATACAGAGATGATGAAGATGGAGTTTTGGAGAAATTGGAGGGACCTGCTGAGGCAGCCATGAGGGAAATGGCATTGGAGGAGTGGAATCTGATGGAGGAGATTAAGAGGGAGGCGAAAAAGGCGGTCAAGAGCGGGGAGGTGGTCAATGTGAAGGAGATACTGTTTGAAGAGGAAGAGGACGTTGTGGAGGAAGAgaggaaagagaaggagaggCAAGAAGAACAAGCAAGGAAGACAGAATTTGTTGTTCATGTGCCATTGCCAGATGAGAAAGAGATTGAAAGGATGATTgtggagaagaagaagatggagtTGTTGAGTAAGTATACTAGTGATAATTTGTTGGAGGAGCAGACTGAAGCTAAAGCTATGTTGAATATCAAGAGATAA